A single window of Botrytis cinerea B05.10 chromosome 3, complete sequence DNA harbors:
- the Bcrpc19 gene encoding Bcrpc19, whose amino-acid sequence MAPRKKEVEASAPAPAEDVSMEEVPAETEGETLMREDPHNPAAMMFQEQRLRILPGSSDKAASFEFKKEDHTLGNALRYIIMKNPDVEFCGYSIPHPSEELMNIRIQTYDNSAEDALRKGLDDLIDLCDVVADKFTAAREQHASQMES is encoded by the exons ATGGCACCACGAAAGAAGGAAGTAGAGGCATCTGCACCAGCGCCTGCAGAAGATGTATCGATGGAGGAAGTGCCAGCAGAAACTGAAGGCGAGACCCTCATGCGCGAAGATCCGCACAACCCCGCTGCGATGATGTTCCAAGAACAGAGACTTCGTATT CTTCCTGGATCGAGTGATAAGGCTGCATCTTTTGAGTTTAAGAAAGAAGATCACACGTTAGGAAATGCGTTGAGATACATCATCATGAAGAA TCCTGATGTTGAGTTCTGCGGTTATTCGATACCACATCCTTCGGAAGAGTTAATGAACATTCGAATTCAAACATATG ATAATTCAGCTGAAGATGCTTTAAGAAAGGGGTTagatgatttgatagatCTTTGTGATGTGGTTGCCGATAAATTCACAGCAGCACGGGAGCAGCATGCCTCTCAGATGGAATCGTAA
- the Bcbud31 gene encoding Bcbud31: MPAIRHSSKRKAPPNGYSDIEDSLLVYSNKMKDAIAAPPSTGPRHQATWEITQINHQRSRYVWDMYCEEKISKALYDWCVKNGQCDATLVAKWKKEGYEKLCCLKCVQTKETNFNSTCICRVPKADLKEDQEIQCVSCGCRGCASSD, translated from the exons ATGCCTGCCATCCGCCACTCCTCCAAGCGCAAAGCTCCCCCAAATGGCTACAGCGATATTGAAGATTCTCTCCTCGTCTACAGcaacaaaatgaaagatgCCATTGCAGCCCCACCATCCACTGGTCCCCGCCATCAAGCCACTTGGGAAATCACACAAATAAATCACCAGCGAAGTAGATACGTTTGGGATATGTACTGTGAAGAGAAGATCAGCAAGGCATTATATGATTGGTGTGTGAAGAACGGTCAATGCGATGCGACGCTCGTGGcgaaatggaagaaggagGGCTACGAGAAG TTGTGCTGTCTTAAATGCGTCCAAACGAAAGAGACAAACTTTAACTCTACCTGTATATGCCGGGTCCCGAAGGCAGATCTGAAGGAGGATCAGGAGATTCAATGTGTTAGTTGCGGATGCAGAGGTTGTGCTTCGAGTGATTAG
- the Bccmk3 gene encoding Bccmk3 — translation MSSFAGDCETPGHPGDITQKEADAGILPSHGISLDIPGGLVDGRPPMVQYLSTPAYQSPLRHHRRSASAHRQVKETLDARSEYMNNEEDGRAEHHINQYIIKDEIGRGSFGAVHLAVDQYGTEFAVKEFSKSRLRKRAQSNILRRPHYVRRPGNLAAGSGFNSPLHRRSASDIHINEQRGNPLYLIKEEIAIMKKLNHPNLVSLIEVLDDPEEDSLYMVLEMCKKGVVMKVGLGEKADPYDVESCRYWFRDLILGIEYLHAQGVVHRDIKPDNLLLTEDNVLKVVDFGVSEMFEKASDMMTAKSTGSPAFLPPELCITKHGDVSGRAADIWSMGISLYCLRFGHIPFERTGVLELYEAIKNDELDYEPSIDPQFVDLMKRILEKDPKKRITMDEIREHAWVTNNGTDPLLPKEENIANLVEPPSEIEVNHAITAKMRGLLAVMKAVKKFKSKMEQRRPNSISETLGKGIRVLHPSMGMAEQKESALHRSKSSDLEDRRLVEAALAAEGVHHDGTYPSADGPRTMASRMDSSTTIVVDEEPIGKVQSHSTAKINSHNSIEKRPEFREQQSGDKGHAHDPLDEQPLYLGIGAGVGQDDDSLNEPVQELIAESPTAADFNIYDTAYQQEVDRIRAVQGHAATVYLTRRVDHKSEYKADRYMINLPNHTEMKGRIQEGWKGLVDRAQENKDERSLHEKLTEGHQAFSELVSKAVENTRNMGRDASEREGATSEK, via the exons ATGTCTTCATTCGCTGGCGATTGTGAAACCCCAGGACATCCGGGTGATATCACCCAGAAAGAGGCTGATGCGGGcattcttccttctcatG GCATTTCTCTCGATATACCTGGTGGATTGGTTGACGGCCGCCCACCGATGGTACAATATCT TTCCACCCCCGCATATCAAAGTCCTCTTCGACATCACCGTCGCAGTGCCTCTGCACACCGGCAAGTAAAG GAAACGCTTGATGCAAGATCCGAATACATGaataatgaagaagatgggaGAGCCGAACATCacattaatcaatatattatcaagGATGAAATTGGCAGGGGCTCTTTTGGGGCTGTTCATCTAGCGGTGGATCAGTACGGAACGGAATTT GCAGTCAAAGAGTTCTCCAAATCAAGGTTACGAAAAAGAGCGCAATCAAATATCCTTCGAAGACCGCATTATGTCAGACGACCCGGCAATCTCGCAGCAGGGAGCGGTTTTAATTCCCCTCTTCATCGCCGTTCGGCATCCGACATCCACATCAATGAGCAACGGGGAAATCCTTTATATCTGATCAAAGAGGAGATCGCTATCATGAAGAAATTAAATCACCCCAATCTCGTTAGTTTGATAGAAGTTTTAGACGATCCTGAGGAAGATTCTCTTTACATGGTTTTGGAAATGTGTAAGAAAGGTGTTGTCATGAAGGTTGGGCTTGGAGAGAAAGCGGATCCATATGACGTTGAAAGTTGCAGATACTGGTTTAGAGATCTCATACTTGGCATTGAGTATC TTCATGCTCAAGGCGTTGTGCATCGGGACATCAAGCCGGATAATCTGCTTTTGACCGAAGACAACGTGCTGAAAGTTGTAGATTTTGGAGTATCTGAGATGTTCGAAAAGGCTTCAGATATGATGACAGCCAAATCTACAGGGTCTCCGGCATTTTTGCCTCCAGAATTGTGTATAACGAAGCATGGTGATGTTTCCGGAAGGGCAGCTGACATATGGTCCATGGGGATCTCATTGTATTGTCTGCGCTTCGGTCACATTCCTTTCGAACGGACCGGAGTTCTTGAGTTGTATGAAGCAATCAAGAATGACGAGCTTGACTATGAGCCAAGTATCGACCCTCAGTTTGTCGATCTAATGAAAAGAATCCTAGAAaaagatccaaaaaaaagaattacgATGGATGAAATTCGC GAACATGCTTGGGTAACTAATAATGGAACTGACCCATTACTAccaaaggaagagaatattGCAAATCTAGTTGAGCCGCCGAGTGAAATTGAGGTCAATCATGCAATAACCGCTAAAATGAGGGGTCTTCTCGCGGTCATGAAGGCTGTGAAGAAATTCAAGTCTAAAATGGAGCAGAGGAGACCTAACTCTATTTCTGAGACATTAGGGAAAGGTATCCGTGTTCTGCACCCATCGATGGGGATGGCCGAGCAAAAAGAATCCGCGCTTCATAGGTCCAAAAGTTCGGATCTCGAGGATAGACGTCTAGTTGAAGCAGCACTTGCCGCTGAAGGTGTGCACCATGATGGAACATATCCATCGGCCGATGGTCCTAGGACCATGGCAAGCCGAATGGACTCTTCCACCACAATCGTAGTGGATGAGGAGCCCATAGGCAAAGTACAATCACATAGTACTGCGAAAATCAATTCACATAATTCGATAGAAAAACGCCCAGAGTTTCGGGAACAACAATCTGGTGACAAGGGACACGCCCACGATCCTTTGGACGAACAGCCTCTGTACCTAGGAATTGGTGCCGGAGTTGGGCAAGACGATGATTCCCTAAATGAACCCGTACAAGAATTAATAGCCGAATCCCCTACAGCAGCCGATTTCAACATATACGACACTGCCTACCAACAAGAGGTCGATCGAATTCGTGCTGTCCAAGGGCACGCTGCCACTGTCTATTTGACGCGAAGGGTAGATCATAAAAGTGAATATAAAGCTGACCGTTACATGATAAATCTCCCAAATCATACGGAGATGAAGGGTAGAATtcaagaaggatggaaggGTCTTGTAGATCGCGCCCAGGAAAATAAAGATGAGCGTTCTCTTCATGAAAAACTTACGGAAGGTCATCAGGCTTTCTCCGAGTTAGTATCTAAGGCGGTGGAGAATACGAGGAATATGGGAAGAGATGCCAGTGAGAGGGAAGGGGCTACCTCTGAGAAGTAG
- the Bcbet5 gene encoding Bcbet5, producing MVVYSFYIFDRHTECIYSKLWHRNNDRPLSTTGATARPISGSSNSSAVPPLNVPELAVPKSRPGKLSAQDDAKLIFGTIFSLRNMVRKLGGPDDSFISFRTAQYKLHYYETPTNIKFVMLTDTQTPTMRQVLHQIYVNLYVEFVVKNPLSPVEHPGGEGVANELFELALDQFVKGVL from the exons ATGGTTGTTTATTCCTTTTACATATTCGATAGGCATA CCGAATGCATCTATTCCAAACTCTGGCACCGCAATAATGACCGACCCCTCTCCACCACCGGCGCAACTGCGCGACCCATTTCCGGCTCCAGCAACTCCAGCGCCGTGCCTCCTCTCAATGTTCCAGAACTTGCCGTGCCGAAGAGTCGCCCCGGGAAGTTGAGCGCGCAAGACGATGcgaaattgatatttggaaCCATATTCTCGCTGCGGAATATGGTGCGGAAGTTAGGAGGACCGGACGATAGCTTCATATCATTTCGAACGGCACAGTATAAGTTACATTACTATGAGACGCCAACAAATATCAAGTTCGTGATGCTTACCGACACACAAACTCCAACTATGAGGCAGGTGCTACATCAGATATATGTCAATCTTTATGTGGAATTTG TTGTCAAGAACCCGCTGTCCCCCGTCGAGCACCCTGGAGGCGAAGGGGTTGCAAACGAGCTCTTCGAGCTGGCCCTCGACCAATTCGTTAAAGGCGTTCTCTAA
- the Bcpex3 gene encoding Bcpex3 encodes MNSLRKWARRNRTPLAIGFGVIGVGYVATQYVLGKIHDARQRMSSDRIARENLRRRFEQNQEDCTYTVLALLPTATENILAELKTERITDELQQQKAAKQARNGGDRRSDWGSSPPSITDDDGRSMVSFSDSGMHISQLGIPSGSEFGGDGAQDGGQQGEQQVQKIKRSKMQLWNDLKISSITRSFTLIYTLSLLTLLTRIQLNLLGRRSYLSSVVSLATGGVEQSTISLENNDDDNSDQAYGNDFETNRRYLTFSWWLLHRGWRDVMFKVEAAVKEVFKDTSIREELTMAKFSELTLEVRKKVEGATPEDRQATRWLQYLLPPRDQEDFVIKESGMKTMEPETPSSSPVSPLRRLLDETSDLIDSPPFSHVLTMLLDAGFSTLVEQKIAQQSFKIPSQPEDARVTEIVEPNSVKLPLILAVLTRQAHSIGNGVPNEYLQAMEQVRELEAFAAVVYSSHENEINPIDDFGSAVLVPRNDLGESEMTGQDSLIDVGTASRFESAWGKAVDPADKVTSL; translated from the exons ATGAATTCCCTTCGCAAATGGGCAAGGAGGAATAGAACTCCCCTTGCGATTGGGTTTGGAGTGATTGGTGTAGGCTATGTAGCTACGCAGTACGTGCTAGGAAAGATTCATGATGCTCGACAACGTATGAGCAGTGATCGTATAGCTCGAGAGAA TCTTCGACGTCGGTTTGAACAAAATCAGGAAGATTGCACTTACACCGTCTTGGCCCTCCTGCCCACCGCCACCGAGAACATTCTTGCCGAATTGAAAACGGAGAGAATCACCGACGAGTTGCAACAACAAAAAGCTGCGAAGCAGGCACGAAATGGGGGTGATCGTCGATCGGATTGGGGATCCAGTCCCCCTAGTATCACCGACGATGATGGCAGAAGCATGGTGAGTTTTAGTGATAGTGGAATGCATATAAGTCAACTCGGAATACCCTCAGGATCAGAATTCGGTGGTGATGGAGCACAGGATGGAGGGCAACAAGGAGAGCAGCAAGTACAAAAGATCAAAAGGTCGAAGATGCAATTATGGAATGATCTCAAGATTAGCT CCATCACGCGATCATTCACTTTGATATATACACTCTCTCTTCTCACACTACTCACACGAATTCAACTTAATCTTCTAGGACGTCGCAGTTATCTTTCGAGTGTAGTCTCGCTAGCTACTGGTGGCGTGGAGCAGTCAACAATAAGCTTAGAAAACAACGACGATGACAATTCAGATCAAGCTTATGGAAACGACTTCGAGACGAATAGACGATATTTGACATTCAGCTGGTGGTTACTTCACcgaggatggagagatgtTATGTTCAAGGTTGAAGCTGCGGTAAAAGAAGTGTTCAAGGACACTTCTATCAGAGAAGAGCTCACCATGGCTAAGTTCTCTGAATTGACGCTTGAGGTCCGTAAAAAGGTAGAAGGAGCCACTCCCGAAGACAGACAGGCTACTCGCTGGTTACAATATCTCCTGCCTCCCCGAGACCAAGAGGATTTCGTCATCAAAGAATCCGGTATGAAAACTATGGAGCCTGAGACACCTTCATCGTCCCCTGTGTCACCATTAAGACGACTCCTTGATGAAACCTCGGATCTCATTGACTCTCCACCGTTCTCCCACGTTCTGACTATGCTTCTTGATGCTGGTTTCTCAACTCTTGTTGAACAAAAGATTGCCCAGCAAAGTTTTAAGATTCCGTCTCAGCCTGAAGATGCTCGTGTTACTGAAATCGTTGAGCCGAACTCGGTAAAGCTTCCGTTGATTTTAGCTGTGCTTACGAGACAGGCTCATTCCATTGGAAATGGTGTGCCTAATGAATACCTTCAAGCCATGGAGCAGGTTAGGGAATTGGAGGCTTTTGCCGCCGTGGTTTACTCTAGTCACGAGAACGAGATTAACCCGATCGATGACTTTGGGAGTGCCGTGTTAGTGCCAAGGAATGACTTGGGCGAATCTGAAATGACTGGCCAAGATAGTCTTATAGACGTGGGAACTGCTAGCAGATTTGAAAGTGCGTGGGGAAAAGCGGTAGACCCCGCTGACAAAGTAACATCTTTGTAG
- the Bcado1 gene encoding Bcado1, producing MSGIKEYALLCLENPLLDIQAQGNQALLDKYGLKPNDAILAEEKHAAIYEDLLNNYSAKLIAGGGAQNTARGAQYILPPNSVVFLGGVGDDKYAAILHDAVKTAGLRVEYRVDKTQPTGRCGVVITDHNRSMCTDLGAANHYDLEHLKSPEVWKLVENATHYFVGGYHLTVCPPAIQALAEEAAKNNKAFVFSLSAPFISQFFKEPLDATAPYWDYVIGNETEALAWAESHGVESKDIKEIAKALAALPKENKKRERVAIITQGTLPTVVAVNGQDVKEYPVHAIDKNLINDTTGAGDAFAAGFTAGLVAGEPLDKCVDQGQWLAKLSIQELGPSFPFPKQTYKPTSQ from the exons ATGTCTGGAATTAAAGAATACGCCCTCCTTTGCTTGGAGAACCCATTGCTTG ATATCCAAGCCCAAGGAAACCAAGCTCTCCTCGACAAATACGGCCTCAAGCCTAACGATGCCATCCTCGCTGAAGAAAAACACGCCGCCATCTACGAGGATCTCCTCAACAACTACTCCGCCAAATTGATTGCCGGAGGTGGAGCCCAAAACACTGCTCGTGGAGCCCAATACATTCTCCCACCCAACAGCGTTGTATTCCTCGGTGGAGTCGGCGACGACAAATATGCCGCCATCTTGCACGATGCTGTCAAGACCGCCGGTCTCCGCGTTGAATACCGCGTTGACAAGACCCAACCCACCGGACGCTGTGGAGTTGTGATCACTGACCACAACCGATCCATGTGTACCGATTTGGGCGCTGCCAACCACTACGACTTGGAGCACTTGAAGTCCCCCGAGGTCTGGAAGTTGGTTGAGAATGCTACACACTACTTTGTCGGTGGATATCATTTGACCGTTTGCCCACCAGCTATCCAAGCTCTTGCTGAAGAGGCTGCCAAGAACAACAAGGCATTTGtcttctccctctctgcACCATTTATCTCTCAGTTCTTCAAGGAGCCTCTTGATGCTACTGCTCCTTACTGGGATTATGTCATTGGTAACGAGACTGAGGCTTTGGCATGGGCTGAAAGCCATGGTGTCGAGTCCAAGGATATCAAGGAGATTGCTAAGGCATTGGCTGCTTTGCCAAAggagaacaagaagagagagagagttgCTATTATCACCCAAGGAACTCTTCCTACTGTTGTCGCTGTCAACGGACAAGATGTTAAGGAATATCCTGTCCATGCCATCGACAAGAACTTGATCAACGATACCACAGGTGCAGGAGATGCTTTCGCTGCTGGCTTTACTGCTGGTTTGGTTGCTGGAGAACCTCTCGATAAGTGCGTTGATCAAGGACAATGGTTAGCTAAGTTGAGCATTCAGGAGTTGGGCCCTTC ATTCCCCTTCCCTAAGCAGACTTACAAGCCTACCAGCCAATAG
- the Bcado1 gene encoding Bcado1 produces the protein MSGIKEYALLCLENPLLELSSASSVENFEIRVYPFLREKSYLYLSFQLIFCEYTYPAEANSISRYPSPRKPSSPRQIRPQA, from the exons ATGTCTGGAATTAAAGAATACGCCCTCCTTTGCTTGGAGAACCCATTGCTTG AGCTCTCATCAGCTTCGAGTGTAGAGAATTTCGAGATTCGAGTCTATCCATTCTTGAGGGAAAAAAGCTATCTCTATCTAAGCTTTCAACTTATCTTTTGCGAATATACCTATCCAGCTGAGGCTAACTCTATCTCCAGATATCCAAGCCCAAGGAAACCAAGCTCTCCTCGACAAATACGGCCTCAAGCCTAA
- the Bccwc2 gene encoding Bccwc2 yields MAEVEIASPPTMAPVTEAPEETSTALTTTNNEAGAPAERKVKKIIRRKKRPARPQVDPSTLKSEPPPQTGTIFNIWYNKWSGGDREDKYLSKTAAAGRCNIANDTGYTKADKVTGSYFCLFFARGICPKGQECEYLHRLPGIHDMFNPNVDVFGRDKHSDYRDDMGGTGSFMRQNRTIYVGRIHASDDIEEIVARHFAEWGQVERIRVLNTRGVAFITYSNEANAQFAKEAMAHQSLDHNEILNVRWATADPNPMAQAREVRRIEEQAAEAVRRALPAEFVAEIEGRDPEARKRKRIEGGFGLAGYEAPDDVYFARGANAVNPVGRQGLELEEEQRLMLEADAYEQTEQKEESGGIFSSSTLAALESAKGSIATKPKPTASAGPLVAYDSDSD; encoded by the exons ATGGCCGAAGTCGAAATCGCAAGTCCTCCAACCATGGCTCCAGTCACTGAAGCTCCGGAGGAAACTTCTACAGCCCTTACCACTACGAACAATGAAGCAGGCGCACCCGCCGAGCGCAAAGTTAAGAAAATCATCCGTCGAAAAAAGCGTCCAGCGCGTCCCCAAGTCGATCCCTCGACCCTGAAGAGCGAGCCTCCTCCACAAACTGGTActatcttcaatatctggtATAACAAATGGTCAGGAGGTGATAGGGAGGATAAGTATCTTTCGAAAACAGCTGCTGCGGGACGTTGCAACATTGCGAATGATACTGGATACACTAAAGCCGACAAAGTGACAGGCAGTTACTTCTGTTTATTTTTTGCAAGAGGGATCTGTCCAAAAGGTCAAGAATGTGAATATCTACATCGATTACCAGGAATTCATGATATGTTTAATCCGAACGTCGATGTATTTGGTCGCGATAAACACTCGGATTATAGAGACGATATGGGAGGTACAGGAAGTTTCATGAGGCAGAATAGGACGATTTATGTGGGAAGGATACATGCCAgtgatgatattgaagagattgtTGCGCGACATTTTGCCGAATGGGGTCAAGTTGAGAGGA TCCGTGTTCTGAATACGAGAGGTGTCGCTTTTATCACATATTCCAATGAGGCCAATGCGCAGTTTGCGAAAGAAGCAATGGCACATCAATCTTTAGACCATAATGAAATCCTAAACGTACGCTGGGCGACAGCCGACCCGAATCCAATGGCACAAGCACGAGAGGTGCGGAGAATAGAGGAGCAAGCTGCGGAAGCTGTTCGAAGGGCACTACCTGCAGAGTTTGTGGCAGAAATAGAGGGTCGTGACCCGGAAGCGCGAAAACGTAAGAGGATAGAAGGAGGTTTTGGATTAGCAGGTTATGAGGCGCCTGATGACGTCTATTTTGCTAGAGGTGCCAATGCGGTAAATCCGGTGGGTAGACAGGGACTCGAGTTAGAAGAGGAGCAAAGACTCATGCTCGAAGCGGATGCCTACGAACAGACGGAACAGAAAGAGGAGAGTGGAGGTATATTTTCCAGTAGTACTTTGGCGGCATTAGAAAGTGCCAAGGGGTCAATTGCGACGAAACCAAAGCCCACAGCATCCGCAGGACCATTGGTAGCTTatgatagtgatagtgatTAA